A single Lathamus discolor isolate bLatDis1 chromosome 16, bLatDis1.hap1, whole genome shotgun sequence DNA region contains:
- the LOC136022937 gene encoding uncharacterized protein LOC136022937, with protein MAGSRVVIFDVGSGQCKAGLSGEQVPRSVISTVVGYPKFKPVMFGASHKDCYIGEEAQFKRGILSFTYPMENGLVTSWDDMEKIWRYLYEQELKLKPSEMPVLLTEAPLNPLSHREKMAEMMFESLQVPALFVTLTALMALYASARTTGLVLDSGDGVTVAVPVYEGHYLLHSTTRLDFAGRGVTKYLTRLLLETGNSFVSTAEREIVRDIKEKLCYVALDPSQKMHAEPAKLLCRYILPDGRAVEAGDQLFRAPEALFVPAEAEITGPGVGVMVLQSFSKCHSDIQPSIQRNVLLSGGSTLFRGFKERLRKELQAGVPSTARVKIISPQDRVYSVWIGASILASLRAFRNTWVTKEDYYEVGPTVLQRKCF; from the coding sequence ATGGCAGGGAGCCGTGTGGTGATTTTTGACGTAGGGTCTGGGCAGTGTAAGGCTGGTCTGTCGGGGGAACAGGTTCCCCGCTCAGTTATTTCCACTGTTGTGGGGTACCCCAAATTCAAACCTGTCATGTTTGGGGCGAGTCATAAGGACTGCTATATTGGGGAGGAAGCCCAGTTCAAAAGGGGCATTTTGTCTTTTACTTACCCAATGGAAAATGGGTTGGTTACATCCTGGGACGACATGGAGAAGATTTGGAGGTACCTGTACGAACAAGAGCTCAAACTGAAACCGAGCGAGATGCCGGTGCTGCTGACCGAGGCCCCTCTCAACCCTTTGTCCCATCGAGAGAAAATGGCTGAGATGATGTTTGAGAGCCTCCAGGTGCCTGCTCTCTTCGTGACCCTGACGGCACTGATGGCCCTGTATGCTTCTGCCCGCACCACGGGACTGGTGCTGGACAGTGGCGATGGTGTCACTGTCGCTGTCCCTGTCTATGAAGGCCATTACCTGCTCCATAGCACCACCAGGCTGGATTTTGCAGGCAGAGGTGTAACCAAATACCTCACGAGGCTCCTCTTGGAGACTGGGAACTCCTTCGTAAGCACAGCTGAGAGAGAGATTGTGAGGGATATTAAGGAGAAGCTGTGTTACGTTGCGTTAGATCCCAGCCAGAAGATGCATGCGGAGCCTGCAAAACTCCTGTGCAGGTACATTCTCCCTGACGGAAGGGCTGTCGAGGCAGGAGACCAGCTATTCCGAGCTCCCGAAGCGCTTTTTGTGCCTGCGGAGGCAGAAATCACGGGGCCAGGCGTTGGGGTGATGGTCCTCCAGAGCTTCTCCAAGTGCCACAGCgacatccagcccagcatccAGAGGAACGTGCTGTTGTCGGGTGGATCGACTCTATTCCGAGGCTTCAAGGAGAGGCTCCGGAAGGAGCTCCAGGCAGGAGTTCCCAGCACAGCTCGTGTCAAGATCATTTCACCACAAGATCGGGTGTATTCTGTGTGGATTGGTGCTTCCATCCTGGCCAGCTTAAGAGCATTTAGGAACACGTGGGTTACCAAGGAAGACTATTACGAGGTTGGACCCACAGTACTCCAGAGAAAATGCTTCTGA